ATTGGACTTTGATTGGACAGTAATCAATGATTGCTTATAATGGCCAAACTATTTAATACATATAATACTCAATTATAACATAGAACAACACTCATTTTTATTGTATCAGCTACTTCTTGTATCCAACTGACTATCTCTTTGATTGGCTAATATGTCAGCTACTTCTTGTATCCGACTGACTATCTCTTTGATTGGCTAATATGTCAGCTACTTCTTGTATCCGACTGACTATCTCTTTGATTGGCTAATATGTCAGCTACTTCTTGTATCCGACTATCTCTTTGATTGGCTGATATATCAGCTACTTCTTGTATCCGACTGACTATCTCTTTGATTGGCTGATGTATCAGCTACTTCTTGTATCCGACTGACTATCTCTTTGATTGGCTGATATATCAGCTACTTTTTGTATCCGACTGACTATCTCTTTGATTGGCTGATGTGTCAGCTACTTCGTATATCCGACTGACTATCTCTTTGATTGGCTGATATGGCAGCTACTTCTTGTATCCGACTGACTATCTCTATGGTTGGCTGGTATATCAGCTACTTCTGATATACGACTGACTATCTCTTTGATTGGCTGATATGGCAGCTACTTCTTGTATCCGACTGAATATCTCTTTGATTGGCTAATATGTCAGCTAATTTTTGTATCCGACTGACTATCTCTTTGATTAGCTGGTATATCAGCTACTTCTTGTCTCCGACTGACTATCTCTTTGATTGGCTGATGTGTCAGCTTCTTCTTTTATCTGACTGACTTTCGCTTTGGTTGGCTGATATATCACATTTGATATTAGTTGTTTTAAGGCTAAGTTGATATTGTCATAAGCTTGGATTTGTTTGTCAGAATTTCTGTCGGATTAACGTGCAGTTAACTGCATGTTACGTTTGTTATTTCAATCATTCATATTTCTTAATAGAAAGTCTCGGTTAATGCTTAATAGTGTTTTATACAAAGCAACTTGGAAATGTAAAATGTAGggattgttttattcattttctgaTAGGATGTACAAGCTCATAGATTGTGCAAAGTTAGAATGTTTAGCGAAATATTCCAGGTCATTCATGTACCTTTGAATGATGCAATACATTGTTAATTGATGAAAATTGGGAAATTATCAAAACTTCAACTTTATGAATCAaatatcatttcaatatttatagaaaaaaatcgagtttaaaaatgttaatatgacATATAGTGTGTTTTACTATAATTTCAACGAGAAAATTAACATATCATTGTTCTTTTctaagatataatgataaaacatcaaaattcaTAATTACTAAAGACAAACCTCAGTTAAAATTGTAATGTATTGGATGAAAATATCATTCCTCTATTTTGCTAAAGATGTGTTGTATTTTTGAAATAGCACTCAAAGTCTCAAAATCGTTTATGCTTTGTGTACTGACTATGTTGTTATTATTCGTACTAATAGCACACATATTTGTCCAATTGATGTGAATCATTTTGTTCTTTCATTTGTTTAGATCTTAATCTATTGTTATAGTTAAGGACAAAATACTGattaaaaaaaggaacaaatgtcagaaaaaaaataatacttgcaattcaaattcaaaacaagATTGGATATTGGTTAACCCATATCGAAGATACTCgactttaaaattatattgatttttagcTGGGCTCTGCTAAAAGCAGAGTCCTAGTTGTAGGCATGCGAATCGCCAaagttactataaatagcacaacttcaaaagtaaactaAAACCCAAACAGTGTCAAGTCAAAGCTTCCGCTTTTCgaaatagttacatgtacacaaagagccacgttttgtcaaaagtgtttgcattttgtttctttttataatttcgagagaattgtgttttttttaataaaaacgtgttttaaaaacaagactatgcattttggacacatacaatgcgcatgatcttccatgaactactttgctgcgcgttgaagaaattGGGATTGAATaaataacgcttgttgcaaaattcaaggcagaaactgttgaacttttttctactagacagacatatttttgttttttgccacttacaaaaattgatcgctctctgatgctttgccgacttataagcatgagagagagagagagatagagagagagagagagattcagtcttaactacacaatatgcataaaaagaaaccaaaagagcccggctttcagttcttcagtactttaatttattttggtcCGCCGATCTCTAAGTCAAAATCACTGAACATGTTTAGAAACATACGTATATCGTTTATCTTGTCCGTAGAAAAACAGTCCACATATCTGAGCCTAAACAGAGTTCACACAAGTGCGATTAGAAACACAGTACAGGTGTTGCGTAACCATGCCGTCattaaaaaaacgaaaaaaaaacccgcaaaTCATACTTagcaaatatttaaaagagagAGTTTAATAACTAAGAAACAATGATCATTACAGTTACATAGTTATTGAGAAATATGAGAAATATCCATTAGTGAACAAGTGTCCattgaaacaagataaaaaCAACCTATGTTTTGTGGAACAGAATGATGAAGCAGCAAGCGTATACGTATAAATATGAATACGTCACATTAGAATTACGTGgggaaagttttttttagttatttaacgttaattttgttttctttcacgtataacaaagacattgatattctaaacatttgttgaaatGTTGTATCTTCTAATCATGAACgggactatattttttatacaactATGTAAAGGGTACATGGTTATAGTACCTTATCCTGAATAAATAGTAAGCACTGACCGAATATATCAAAAAGAAGAAACACttattattatcaattaatATAGTACTGCTTGTCCCACCCTTTATGTTCCTGCCACAATCCGGAGAAACAGACGACATCACACTCCCTATATGTCTTAAGTCAATatgattgttttttaaactttctccAGAATCCTAATATGATCTCTGAACCTGTGGTGTTCTTCTCTGCTTATATGCAACATTTGCACATATCAGTCGTAAAAATAGTTAAGATTTCTtaattttccccctttttgCGTTTTCACGTTTTAAGAGAACGAACACTTATCACATGTTTGTACCTTTAGCATTACATATCTACCTTATAACGTATCTAATAGAATACCTAAACGAttgatatttattcaaattgCACTTATCTACCTATGCATAAGCTTTACTTTTATTAAGAACGGTTTTTATCTCATTTGGTAGAAATCTTTAAAGTACAAATATTGCTTCAGTAgcatgaaaaacaaattagaaactcGTGACAGAATGTTGTCTATTGGTTTATATCTACCCTATTACAGTccatacaatgtattttttcttcaatgtttaGCTTGCTGTCACGTTATAAGTAGTTGCCTAAACTACTCTATTAAATTGAATATACTTTTCAGCCATGTTTAAGTGTACGCGTTGTCTGTTTCTCTGAAAAGCTCCtttaaaatagcaaaaaaaaaaaaaatatagaatatgtTACAACAAATTCTTGTCACGTGTGCTACTACAATAAAcagataatataataaataaatatcaatttttaaaaacctcaAAAAGATATGAccctctcaaaaaaaaaaattaaaagaaaatacaaaatacaaagaaTAATAcgaattcgaaaaaaaaaaaccagaatgtCAACGAAGAAACAAACACATTGTTAGAGGTTCAAGACATGTTTCACTCATATTTGTTAATATGTATATCTACGGCTCtacaaaaaaattgttcaaagaccTTAAGGGGGAACAACTTCATATGTACTTAAAAAGTAGCATATTacttgaatttcatttaaattgccttaatgtaattttaaaattgttgatgatATCcttaaaagtattttgtttaggTATGTTTAGAGGGACAAAGTGCAGATGCATTAAcataaatttaaagtgcaaattgtgtaaataaaaagtgtgcaattatttgaataaatgaCTTTTAACAAAGActttataaaataaagcagATTTTCACATTTAAAAGCATATGATATTTTTCACAAATCTAAATCagttaagcattgaatcattatttctTGAAAGATAAAGTCTCATAACTAAAGTGTTGTGTGCATAAAAATTGAGTTACGCACGTTATGAAACAAAACGTTCCGAAATTCATCTCAAGTAAGTTAAAATGTGttccatttaaattttcatagagcgcatatttttattcctttattcaaatcataaattatcgaaTAAATGGATTTTTCATACCTTGATTGTAAAATTGggatttaaaagtttaaagctTGCTTATAATCAAAGAACAAAACGTGTTCCATTAATGTGATGATTTACACGACGTTACTTTaacttaaatttttatttgtttagttTTGCAAGACTTGCATCAGGTTGACAAATGCATAAAATAAGTGTGAATATGTTAACAAAACACTAATTACTATTTTCGTCCACAAtttgatttatcattttatcttGAAATTGTTCGCGTTTTTGACAactaaaaacatcatttatcaCAATCAGCTGtacagtttgaattttttttgttggttaCAAACCAAAAGGCATAGAGATGGATGtttatatgaagaaaataataaaatattataataaaggACTAGGAAAAATTAATCTACTTTTTTCAAAGTAAGAGTGGAAATACTGACCAATGTTCTTTAAATGCTTTGTAACATGATGTCGCATGCATTTTAACAATCCTAATGTGTTTGTACAGTAACCAATACAAAGAATGTGTTTATACAGTAACCAATACAAATCACTTTGTTTACACCGAGACAGAGCAATCTACGATAATGGCATTCATATACAGTTGTTGAAACAATATAGCTCGTGGAAAAACAACATTAATTAAGTTTATCTGACAAGTTTATCACACATTATTGCTTAAGACTGAGTAAATAAGCACCGCCTTTAAATTTAACTGATCTGAGTAATTCTGTCAATCAACTGATTTAGGATCCCAGATtgaatttttgaacatttttgatatatttatgggtttattcttttaaaacataGCTACAATTGTATAGGAACTATTTAAACAGACGtatttctatattaaatcattacattgaaTTTCTAATTGTGACGGGGGTGTTCCCTGCCACCGGCGCTGATTGATaactattgtttatatttacaagtttatttaCACATTTACAACGAACACGAATTAcacaatatttatgaaaaacagGTAATATCAAAATGCGTACTCATTCTTTAACATTCAACTCATTCTCCAGACTCACCCATAACTTAATCAACTACTCACTTTCATCTCTCAGAACCTTATCATgtacaataaacaaatgaaaacttCAGATATGAACACAAAAATTATAGACTTATGTTTGCTCTCTCTCTTGCCTAACGAGCTGAAATGATACTCCTGGGAAGCAGAGCTACAACGCCTGCGTCGCGCACCTGCAACCTTATCGGACCTTTCATATCACATTGTTCACCCAACATTTATTAAAGATAATTTACACAATGGGATGAATAGCATTGTTGTTAAGAAGGATGCACATGTCTTTAACCAAAAATTCAACCAATTCCGACCAATCGGAATAGTATTTAGAGTTTATCTTATAGTTTATATCCGGAAATTAGAGATGTTCATCAGATCATCAGATCTCTCTTATAAATAAGAAATGGATCATTATCATTTGGAAAGTTACTTTTTTTGGCTATGCAAATTCTGATAAagttaaatattatttcattttcattatcatcagaaTATAGATTAAAATAATGGTAAAAGTGTAGTGGTTCAGGCAAATATCGTATGGCTAGAAGTATTTGATGCATTTAACATATAAAGaggtcttatttttttaagaacataATATTAAAGgttatacaaaatatgtttaaaaaatgaaaatgaaaatgtttctaTGTCGTTTGCTATTTAAAATGCTAGGGTCTAGAGCTCTCGTTACGTACATTATCTCATTTGGTAGAAATATGGCCAAATGTTCATGTTATTTCCCACAGTTCTAAATTTAAATCACACTAAACCAAATATATTATTGTTGTACAGCTACATGTAGCAATAATTGATTATCTGAATACCGAAGGAAAAGAGTAATCAACAAATAATTTAAGGTAAAACTAGTATAGAGACCTTAATGCAGATTCTTTCACTGCCGAATAAATCAACAATATCCTCCCGCCATGTTCGACATATCTGTGAAAAAGAGAACATTCAACTGAAGGATTACACTGGATTAcagaaactataaaaaaacGACACTAACAACGATTAAATACAAGAAAGTGGACCAATGATGTGGTGGATTCAGCTTTCTGAGTCTTAATGTGAACATCAAACACATTTTGATTCAGCGTGACAGTTTCTCACAACAAGAAGGGATCCTTTTATAGGACATCTAACACATTTATCTGTGtaaccttttttttatttttattgttcagaGTCTAATGACGTTTTGGCCGAAGTTTTCCAGATATAAATGATCTACAACATTGGCTTATGAATAACTTTGCATGTAGAAACAATTACATCGAATTATGTAACTACAATTATTTCCTTAAGCATTAAGTATCAAAAGACCAACCAAATTTTATCACACAGCAATGTGGGGTGTCCAATATACATCAGTAAtctattttttatctaaattgtTGCTTTACCTAGACTTTCAGTCGCCAGTTTAACCTATCACAAAGGAGATGGCCAGTGCACTAGGCTAAGGACACCGGCTTCTGATGATTCAACGTAACGTCACTGTTCCTTGATGTGTTGCGGACAGAAGGAGAAGAATATGCAGTCTTAAGATTGGTCGAGGGGGCCAAACCTACCCATAATGGCGGAGCGTGCGGGAAATGAAGCCTTGGGAGCAAATGCGTGACTTCAGATTGTCCAATCGGACTAACTTTAAATCAAGCATCATTTTGTCTCTTGATCTTATAAAACCCAGCGCCAAACTCTTTTACGTCATTATCCGGTAGCTCTCAATTCAAGAAACATATTAATTGTCTGCAGTGAACGAACTGAGGAGACCAATTTATGATCATAAGAACTTTGCGTGACACTTTCATTTTAGGAACTTTGCGTGacacttttatttaaagaactTTCCGTGACACTTCCATTTTAAGAACTTTGCGTGACACTTCCATTTTAAGAACTTTGCGTGACACTTCTATTTTAAGAACTTTGCGAGACACTTCCATTTTAAGAACTTTCCGTGACACTTCCATTTTAAGAACTTTCCGTGACACTTCCATTTTAAGAACTTTCTGTGACACTTCCATTCTAAGAATTTGCGTGGAACTTCCTTTCTAAgcacctatggctcagattccgCATTCAAGCCTGTAAATTGCCAACGTATTGTATGCCACATCGTCTATTTacgtttggtgaagataggaccagTATTAAGTAAGGTATGGCTTTCAAATGACACCTGCTTAAAAAACTCTAACCAGGTTGGGACGCCGACGTTGGGGGTAAAGCAAAATCCCCCACTTACTTCGTCTCGGTTAGctaaaatgcaataaatatgagGTCTTACATGTTATATTGTATGCAAATTGCGCATGCAAGATTAGAACAATGcctttatttaaaaagtcaCTTATCATTTCTCCCATAAACCATATAACTTAGATTTTATTTATCTGTACTTCTCCACAGACAACGATATAGATGTCACTTTCTCCCATAGACCACATAACTCAGAAGTCACTTTCTCTTCATCACTTCTTCCAAAAACCAAGTGGCTTAGATGTCACTTTCTCCAGCAGACAACGTGACCCAAATATCATTTTCTGCATTATATCTCATTTACTCTACACCGTATGAAAGTTGTAGGGGTACTATCCTTTCTTGTTTTGTAAATGACACAACACTtggtaaattaaatattttactttcaatttaGCATCCACACATATAATCCAATACAGGACAGAACTTGTACACTAATCCACTtatcataaaacaatatatGATCCTAGTTACAAGACAGTAAAGTAATATgattaacaataaataaaccAAAGGGGGTTCTAATGGTATCATTATATCTAGTCAGATATATTTAATAGACATTGATAGGCATGGGTAAACTCCCTTTCATTGCCATTATAAACATATGTGACGGGATTTCATCAACGATTATAAAATCTCACACGGTACATCTGACAAGGTTTTGAGGACTGATTTTACCATCGCgtttaagttattttttcaattatattactCAGAACAACTTACACACATTTAAAAGCAGTAGAGATTCTAAAGTTACCTATTCATTCATGCTGCAAGTTTCTAATAAAACTTTAGTAATATAGTTTAATTGTTGGGTCAATTTGTGAGAATCAAAACTGGCAGTTGGTCAACGTTACATCGATGCCAAGATAAAACAGGATCCGGACATTGTAGATATAAAATAGCTCAAACAGATAGAATTAGAAAAATGTTGATGAAAGGGCAGAACTGTTGGACTATTGATATATACGAAGAATTCTTCTGCATGGCAAGTAGGCAGATTATACTATGTCCATAGGGGGTATATATACATGGTAGGTACACGTAGCTATTATTGTTTAATCACAGACAGTAAGCACTAGTTTTAAACAGCAATGATCCTATagaatatgaaacaaatatcatacacaataaaaacataataattcTAGGACTACATTTCTCAGAATAATATACTGACATTAATATCATGAAATTTTGCTATAGTCTTTGAATGATGCATAGTAACTGGACAGATTTAACGATAGGTACAAAACAGCAAATTATGTGCTAAGTAAAATCATTGGATGAGTGCAGAATTTGATTTTGCTTAAAAACGTCAACAAACACTATTTGATAATtcgaaaataaaaacaataacatataaCATGTACAACATCTGGTCtcaacttaacaataatttacatTCCTTTCTTTGGTTCCTGAAATGGCAGGACTTATGATTATTGCAGGTAAAAAGAATGTTACTGTCCAACATCAGAGAGTATGGAGCCAATGAAGGTCAAGGTCGGACAAGGTCACAGTGACGACAATATTATAACAAGGTTCACTGGACCTCACGCCTATATCCGTGGAaataaccttgacctttgagTACCtggaaataacaaaatttacgGTTTTCAAAAAGGCAAAACACATCTTATAGATAATTAatgtattcattaaaaattctgTATATATAAATGGCAGCTACATGTAGAATTCTGTATATATAAATGGCCACTACATGTAGAATACTGAATATATAAATGGCCGCTACATGTAGaatactgtatatataaatgGCCGCTACATGTAGAATACTGTATATATCAATGGCCGCTACATGTAGAATTCTGTATATAATTAAAgtcaaattgtttattttacagaaaatcATCTCTAAACAATTCCCCTGTACACACATTACTGtcattcagtcaattgaaaggtaactgaaatgtgactgaatttgtgacctttccagaccattcagttatcattcagttgactcaatggcagagattcatcctgtgatatgtggatattaattacatgtagaatactgtatacatgtacatgtataactaaagtcaaataatttattttacagaaaatcATCTCTTAACAATTCCCCTACACACACGTTACTGTAGATtgctaattaaacgcgaggaatcaATATCCATGTAAAATCATTTCTAAACGATACCCCTATACAAACATTACTGTTGATtgctaattaaacgcgaggaattaaagggacttggacacgatttgacttaaaattttcaaattttatttttccattttcaatgtttatactgataaatatggAAGTtaataatgctatgtcaaaatttgaaagtcaaatatcaagctTTAAGGatgatacagagttcataattcgttgttttgtaaacaaagatcGAATACTATCATTTtgtacatatgtgttgtattggtggaagttttaatcaaatgtatctttttttgttgatactagtatttatgaagatattgagttaATTCTAACTTGttttttacaattcattttgtctaagaaatggtattctctacattacattttttgtaaacagctataagactcgagctttgtttacataacaacgaattcttacctctgtatcttgcttgtaacttgactttgaCTTTCAATATTTTGGCCAATCATTtcaaatgcaccagtaaaccattttatacataaaaaatgaaaataaaatttttgatctcaaatcgtgtccaagacCCTTTAATATCCATGTAAAATCATCTCTAAACAATTCCCCTACAGACACATTACTGTTGATTACTAATTaatgcaaggaattaatatccatgtAAAATCATCTCTAAACAATTCCCCTACACACACATTCTGTAGATTGCTATTTAAACGTGAGGAATTCGTGTCCATGTAAAATCATCTCTAAACAATACCCCTACACACACATTACTGTAGATTGCTCATTAAACGTGAGGAATTCATGTCCATGTAAAATTGAGAGAAGTATCAACCTCACAGATAGAGAAATCTCGCTTACATTTCCTGAGAGTTGAGAACTATAAGAGATTAGGATAAAAGTTTCGCATTCAGGATTCaatattttcacattttgatacaaaacagcgtgATCGCAGAATTCAGTACTCgcttaaaataaggaatctacataGTTTGTATACAAGCATTGAAACACATCATTACCATCTTCATTTTCTGGTCGTCCCTCTCCCTCTCCAGCTGTCTCTGTGACCGGCGGCGCGCTCTGTCACTTTCTCCGTGTCACGACTTCTCTCCTTCTCGTTCATGGTGTCCTTCAGggatttgacctttgacctctgaCCTCAGGAGTTCATGTTCAGACTTGAGCCGCGAGACTTGGTCACGTTCGTGTTCTGTAAAGTTTAAGTCCTTCACCGTTATATTAATTAACTAATTAGAATGACATGTGACTGTACATcttattatgaaatatatttaatttctatttattttagataaacaatGAATCCCAGTGGCTAGCTGGTAGATACagctaaccctgtaacaatgagctgtttattgacaaacaatcacacagataaacatgtcttacatgtatcttattgactgataattaacacggactgtgtgtcttagttatctatatctaattaatgtgaatgataatgtctcagacttacctgtcagagcgtcctgtctggtgatatacctgtagacacacaccttgttgttgtcccgtgatccgacccagagacggtgagtgttgacatcataactcaggctgtGTGGTTCACCCATCTCTTGTGATTTTGTCAggagatgtgacaggaactgaccgtccttgtccaacatctgtactgtttggattatataatgattttcacacaccatgatgtgtgacagcgcgtcagtacagatgcCAGATGGCTTtagtcctgatcctgatggaggtcctgtgtaggagaaacgatgtcttcctccacgctctgtcaccactacaccAGACCAatagtcagacaccacgacatccccattgttgttttCAGTTATATAGTTAGGTTGATTATACAGTCGCCGTCCTGTGTTGTCATGTTGTATGGTCTGTGTcagttgtccactctggttgtaccgggttaccttgcctgtctctgtatgtatataacacatcccgaccagtagatccccagtggacggggaccagtacacacaccgtgGTCTCCACGTAGGGTTTGTtgtctctataaatgtggtggttgttttcatatcctttgacagtttgttgatgttatctttactatctatataaatcagttcactctcactgttcactgtgtgtaatccacTCAAAAAACTACGTGAATCCTTCACACGATGTAGacggacacctgttgtgtctgtcaaggTGAGATTGAATgtatcactgacccagacctgGTCTGacgtcacacaggaaatgtgataacaaccattaacacctgtcactgtgagagaGTGAAGTATCTCGGGGGGAgacatcagtttcagcagacactggtttccttgcTGTGGTTTTTCTGTCCCTGGGGTTGGGATTCCACTCTGTGACTCCATCATACGACTTTGATCTACAAACATCAAACATAGAGTTCTAATCCTGTATTGTTACAAGGAGTAGATTAGGTTAATCAATTAATCAAACAATAACTAAGGTATACTTAGATCTCATTGAAACCTGTATGATACCTAACACATATATACTACAtcaatgataatgactcagacttacctgtcagagcgtcctgtctggtgatatacctgtagacacacaccttgttgttgtaccgtgatccgacccagagacggtgagtgttgacatcataccTCAGGCTCCGTGGTACACCCATCTCTTGTGATtttgtcagtagatgtgacaggaactgaccgtccttgtctaacatctgtactgtgtTGGTTGTAtaatcacacaccaggatgtttgacagcgcgtcagtacagattccacatGGCACTAGTCCTAATCCTGATGGAGGTCccgtgtaggagaaacgatgtcttcctccacgctctgtcaccactacaccAGACCAatagtcagacaccacgacatccccattgttgttttCAGTTATATAGTTAGGTTGATTATACAGTCGCCGTCCTGTGTTGTCGTGTTGTATGGTCTGTGTCAGTTGTccgctctggttgtaccgggttacatTGCCTGTCCATATTAACTCTGTATCATCTGTATCATCTGAATTGTCTGAACCATCACTTATCTCTCTAAtcatcccgaccagtagatccccagtggacggggaccagtacacacactgTGGTTCCCATGTAGAGTAtgttctctctataaatgtggtggttgttttcatatcctttgacagtttgttgatgttataattcctatctatataaatcagttcactctcactgttcactgtgtgtaatcctcTATATAAACCACGAcatgaatcctccacacgatgtagagggacacctttTGTGTCTGTCAAGATGAGATTTTTTCTAtgatcactgacccagacccggtctgatgtcacacaggaaatgtgtaaACAACGATCAACACCTGTCAgtgtgagagattgatggaaCTCAGGAGcagacgtcagtttcagcagacactggtttcctacgcgtctgtttcctctctctgtgatttggattgcactcagtgactccatcacatcctccttgttgagtgactcagtcatggagagctggctggtgtggagtgtaGGATGTATCTGGGGGAGGGCTGTCTTTATGGAGGAGAGGAATTGTAGCGGTCTGATTACTCTCCTCTGttcatatatgtgtatatatctCTGTAGGCTGACAATATATATGACCATTtctttcttctgttttaaacatctgtgtttgaaatcaaagtcacaGAACACATTACACATGAAATCTTTTTGTATATAGTCAATGAGATGCTTCAGTGTctgggcctttgttaacatctGTGATTGATAGAGGGAGAATTGTGTGTGACagattttgaaatcagttttgatTTGTGGCAGtagaacaggtctgtaaaagagagcctcacttctgatggtgtgaatggttcctctgtgttgttgttgCTTTGTGTTATAGGATGTTGTAATAACtaattgttggtgatttctatgCT
The window above is part of the Magallana gigas chromosome 10, xbMagGiga1.1, whole genome shotgun sequence genome. Proteins encoded here:
- the LOC105332837 gene encoding uncharacterized protein, encoding METASTPCKVHQCSKCPGDTEYYCVSCQCDLCPQCKENHVKDLQTIDHDVVSHRNKLNYIPTQEICVRHPGHVYTKYCEPCQVPVCYDCRKHRNHQQLVITTSYNTKQQQHRGTIHTIRSEALFYRPVLLPQIKTDFKICHTQFSLYQSQMLTKAQTLKHLIDYIQKDFMCNVFCDFDFKHRCLKQKKEMVIYIVSLQRYIHIYEQRRVIRPLQFLSSIKTALPQIHPTLHTSQLSMTESLNKEDVMESLSAIQITERGNRRVGNQCLLKLTSAPEFHQSLTLTGVDRCLHISCVTSDRVWVSDHRKNLILTDTKGVPLHRVEDSCRGLYRGLHTVNSESELIYIDRNYNINKLSKDMKTTTTFIERTYSTWEPQCVYWSPSTGDLLVGMIREISDGSDNSDDTDDTELIWTGNVTRYNQSGQLTQTIQHDNTGRRLYNQPNYITENNNGDVVVSDYWSGVVVTERGGRHRFSYTGPPSGLGLVPCGICTDALSNILVCDYTTNTVQMLDKDGQFLSHLLTKSQEMGVPRSLRYDVNTHRLWVGSRYNNKVCVYRYITRQDALTDQSRMMESQSGIPTPGTEKPQQGNQCLLKLMSPPEILHSLTVTGVNGCYHISCVTSDQVWVSDTFNLTLTDTTGVRLHRVKDSRSFLSGLHTVNSESELIYIDSKDNINKLSKDMKTTTTFIETTNPTWRPRCVYWSPSTGDLLVGMCYIHTETGKVTRYNQSGQLTQTIQHDNTGRRLYNQPNYITENNNGDVVVSDYWSGVVVTERGGRHRFSYTGPPSGSGLKPSGICTDALSHIMVCENHYIIQTVQMLDKDGQFLSHLLTKSQEMGEPHSLSYDVNTHRLWVGSRDNNKVCVYRYITRQDALTDESCIMESLSGIPTPGTEKPQQGNQRMLKLLSSPELLHSLTVIGVSRCLHMSCLTSDSVWVSDHRNNLILTDTTGVPLHRVEDSCSDLYGGLHTVNSESELIYIDRNYNIKKLSKDMKTTTTFIEKTDFTWRPRCVYWSPYTGDLLVGMRYIHTETGKVARYNQSGQLTHTIQHANTGRGLYRKPNYITENNGDVVVSDYIDSGSGAVVVTERGGRHRFSYTGPLGSGLDPRGICTDALSHILVCDDITDTVQMLDKDGQFLSHLLTESQEMGVPWGLGYDVNTHRLWIGSEDNNKVCVYRYITRQDALTDQSRVMESVSGIPTPGTEKPQQGNQCLLKLMSPPELLHSLTLTGVYRCYHISCVTSDRVWVSDHRNNLMLTDTTGVPLHRVEDSCSGRGLHTVNSESELIYIDRNDNINKLSKDMKTTTTFIERTDYTWRPRCVYWSPSTGDLLVAMYYLRANTGKVTRYNQSGQLTQTIQYHNTGRGLYRQPHYITENNNGDVVVSDCINYESGTVVVTEPGGRHRFSYTGHPSGSGLKPCGICTDPLSHILVCDDTTKTVQMLDRDGQFLSHLLTKSQEMGEPLSLSYDVNTHRLWVGSGSWCDNNKVVIYRYITRQDALTDEHRPRPDGEAMFSSTSAIEWR